From a single Planococcus shenhongbingii genomic region:
- a CDS encoding protein adenylyltransferase SelO has protein sequence MTQRKERTETGWNLENSYARLPKAFFTNVKPHPVKSPKLAALNEPLAASLGLNIEELKSGKGMEVLAGNEIPEGALPLAQAYAGHQFGYLTMLGDGRAVLLGEQITPIGERFDIQLKGSGRTPYSRGGDGRAALGPMLREYIISEAMHALSIPTTRSLAVVATGEEVRRETSLPGAVLTRVAASHLRFGTFQYAAGVGDIDNIRALADYAIERHYSDVNLGDNRYLGFFREVAMRHASLVAKWQLAGFIHGVMNTDNMTISGETIDYGPCAFMDTYDPTTVFSSIDHHGRYGYGNQPQIAGWNLARFAETLIPLLHEEQEEAVKLAQQVLSDYIKTYYAHWLSEMRAKLGVFNEESADEVLVADLLNLMKEYDADYTNTFRALTFDQLEDTVLFGKLEFTAWTEQWQARLTRQKQSKEQSHELMRNSNPAVIPRNHRVEEALEAAVQKGDYSVMEKLLKVLANPYAHSEEQKEYSTLPPESPDSYQTFCGT, from the coding sequence ATGACACAGCGGAAAGAAAGAACGGAGACCGGGTGGAATTTGGAAAACAGTTATGCCCGCCTCCCAAAAGCATTTTTCACCAACGTAAAACCGCATCCTGTGAAGTCTCCGAAGCTAGCTGCTTTAAACGAGCCGCTGGCAGCATCGCTCGGATTGAATATAGAAGAACTGAAGAGCGGAAAAGGCATGGAAGTACTTGCCGGAAATGAAATTCCGGAAGGTGCGCTGCCGCTTGCGCAAGCTTATGCTGGCCATCAATTCGGCTATTTAACCATGTTGGGGGATGGCCGTGCGGTATTGTTAGGTGAACAAATCACGCCGATAGGCGAGCGCTTTGATATCCAATTGAAAGGATCCGGACGCACGCCTTACTCGCGGGGAGGCGACGGCCGGGCAGCACTTGGGCCGATGCTCCGCGAATACATCATCAGTGAAGCGATGCATGCACTCAGCATTCCGACCACCCGCAGCTTAGCGGTGGTGGCGACCGGTGAGGAAGTTAGACGTGAAACCAGTCTGCCGGGGGCTGTTTTGACCCGTGTTGCGGCAAGCCATCTGCGTTTTGGGACATTCCAATATGCAGCAGGAGTCGGCGACATTGACAATATTCGGGCATTAGCCGATTATGCAATCGAGCGCCATTACTCGGATGTAAATCTAGGTGATAACCGTTACCTCGGATTTTTCAGAGAAGTGGCGATGCGCCATGCGTCGCTCGTTGCGAAATGGCAGCTCGCTGGGTTTATCCACGGCGTTATGAATACCGATAATATGACCATCAGCGGCGAAACAATCGATTACGGGCCATGTGCTTTCATGGACACCTACGACCCGACAACAGTCTTCAGCTCGATTGACCATCATGGCCGCTATGGTTACGGCAACCAGCCGCAGATTGCGGGCTGGAACTTGGCGCGTTTCGCTGAAACTTTAATTCCGTTATTGCACGAAGAACAGGAAGAAGCGGTGAAGCTGGCACAGCAAGTGCTGTCCGATTACATCAAAACATATTACGCCCATTGGCTCTCGGAAATGCGCGCGAAGCTGGGAGTGTTCAATGAAGAATCGGCGGATGAAGTGCTGGTGGCGGATCTGCTGAATCTTATGAAGGAATACGATGCAGATTACACCAACACTTTCCGTGCGTTGACGTTTGATCAGCTTGAAGATACAGTGCTGTTCGGCAAGCTGGAGTTTACTGCCTGGACTGAACAATGGCAGGCAAGGCTGACACGGCAGAAACAGTCAAAAGAACAGTCGCATGAGTTGATGCGAAACAGCAACCCGGCAGTGATTCCGCGGAATCATCGGGTGGAGGAAGCATTGGAAGCGGCAGTGCAAAAAGGCGACTACAGCGTTATGGAGAAACTGTTAAAGGTTCTTGCCAATCCATATGCCCATTCTGAAGAACAAAAAGAATACAGCACATTGCCTCCGGAATCACCGGATTCCTATCAGACATTCTGCGGGACATGA
- a CDS encoding TetR-like C-terminal domain-containing protein — MRSDLRVIKTKQALEEALLILLQEKALKSISITEICRLAKINRGTFYLHYGQIEDLFEDYYKEIMKDLTDSYQEPYRHTKILNPRELNPSTIRIFHHIEKYKRFYRIVFSKTVPMSYYYLLFDQVRDLLRKDMNLALKPEIDFAMLSAYQANAILGMAIEWSRTDFRQKAEELNQQLVYILNINLAN; from the coding sequence ATGCGAAGCGATTTGCGGGTGATCAAAACCAAACAAGCCTTAGAAGAAGCTTTATTGATTTTGTTGCAGGAGAAGGCCTTGAAATCAATTTCCATCACGGAAATCTGCCGATTGGCAAAAATCAACCGAGGCACATTTTATCTGCATTATGGCCAGATAGAAGATTTGTTTGAAGATTATTATAAGGAAATCATGAAAGACTTAACGGATTCTTATCAAGAACCTTACCGTCACACAAAAATTTTAAATCCCAGAGAACTGAATCCATCGACCATCCGCATTTTTCATCATATTGAAAAGTACAAACGGTTTTACCGGATTGTATTTTCCAAAACGGTGCCGATGTCTTATTACTACCTCTTATTCGATCAAGTTCGTGATTTGCTGAGAAAAGATATGAACCTGGCTTTAAAGCCGGAAATAGACTTCGCTATGCTGAGCGCTTATCAGGCAAATGCCATTCTCGGCATGGCCATTGAGTGGAGCAGAACGGATTTCCGGCAAAAAGCAGAAGAGTTGAATCAGCAGCTGGTATACATTTTGAATATCAATTTGGCTAACTAA
- a CDS encoding biotin transporter BioY, translating to MTTTTTRTANHSKTLHLIHIAMFAALMAIGANISSFLIIGGVPITLQTFFAILAGLLLGSRMGAFSMVVYAFIGLAGVPVFAGFSGGMDTLISPTFGFILSFVLIALVSGWIANKFPTRIGFVMAALAGLVVNYVFGTNWMYAAYKLWFAAPEGFTYQMAWAWMAVPLPKDLILSVLAGLFGFRLRPIIQKFR from the coding sequence ATGACAACGACCACAACCAGAACGGCCAATCATTCCAAGACTTTGCATTTAATACATATCGCCATGTTTGCGGCACTCATGGCCATCGGCGCGAATATTTCGTCGTTTCTGATCATCGGCGGCGTACCAATCACACTTCAGACGTTTTTCGCTATCCTTGCCGGCCTTTTGCTTGGCAGCCGAATGGGCGCTTTTTCCATGGTTGTCTATGCGTTTATCGGCCTAGCCGGAGTTCCGGTGTTCGCCGGATTCTCAGGAGGAATGGATACCTTAATCAGCCCGACATTCGGCTTTATCTTGTCGTTTGTCCTGATTGCGTTAGTAAGCGGCTGGATTGCCAATAAATTCCCTACCCGCATCGGTTTTGTCATGGCAGCGCTTGCCGGCCTTGTCGTCAACTACGTATTTGGCACCAACTGGATGTATGCAGCTTATAAGCTATGGTTCGCTGCACCCGAAGGCTTCACATACCAAATGGCTTGGGCATGGATGGCCGTACCGCTTCCAAAAGACTTGATCCTGTCAGTGCTTGCCGGCCTCTTCGGATTCCGCCTGCGCCCGATTATTCAGAAGTTCAGGTAA
- a CDS encoding SDR family oxidoreductase: protein MRLEGKVAIVTGAASGMGKAIAEGYAKEGAKVVVSDLNLEGASAVAESLKESGAEAIAVKTNVTSEDDLTRLFEETKQAFGKLDVLVNNAGIMDGMEPVGEISNERWERVFAVNTTAVMHAMRLAIPIFLEQGHGVIVNNISAGGLYGARAGAAYTASKHAVVGLTKNTAFMYADKNIRTNGIAPGAVMTNIGSTMSNISEAGMGRQQLGMALNPRAGQPEEIANMAVFLGSDEASFVNGQVIGVDGGWTAY from the coding sequence ATGAGATTAGAAGGTAAAGTGGCGATTGTTACAGGGGCTGCTTCAGGAATGGGCAAAGCGATTGCTGAAGGCTACGCCAAAGAAGGTGCGAAAGTCGTGGTGTCCGATTTGAATTTGGAAGGCGCTTCTGCAGTTGCCGAGTCCCTTAAAGAATCAGGAGCTGAAGCCATTGCTGTTAAAACAAATGTCACTTCTGAAGACGATTTAACCCGCCTTTTTGAAGAAACGAAGCAAGCTTTCGGCAAACTCGATGTTCTTGTGAATAATGCGGGAATCATGGATGGCATGGAACCGGTCGGGGAAATTTCAAACGAACGATGGGAGCGTGTTTTTGCGGTCAACACGACGGCAGTCATGCACGCTATGCGCCTTGCTATTCCAATTTTCCTTGAACAAGGGCACGGTGTCATCGTCAATAACATTTCAGCTGGCGGCTTGTACGGCGCTCGTGCCGGCGCTGCCTATACCGCATCTAAACACGCTGTTGTTGGATTGACTAAAAACACGGCATTTATGTACGCGGACAAAAACATCCGCACGAACGGCATTGCGCCCGGAGCTGTCATGACAAACATCGGCAGCACAATGAGCAATATCAGCGAAGCGGGCATGGGCCGCCAACAGCTTGGCATGGCATTGAACCCGCGTGCGGGGCAGCCGGAAGAAATTGCAAACATGGCCGTTTTCCTTGGTTCAGACGAAGCAAGTTTCGTAAATGGCCAAGTGATCGGTGTCGACGGCGGCTGGACCGCTTATTAA
- a CDS encoding glycoside hydrolase family 13 protein encodes MNRKWWKESVAYQVYPRSFKDSNGDGIGDLAGVTSKLDYLKELGIDVIWICPMYKSPNDDNGYDISDYQEILEEYGNMEDFDRLLDEVHKRGMKLIIDLVINHTSDEHPWFMESRSSKDNPKRDWYIWRDEPTNWESIFGGPAWAYDQQTKQYYLHLFSQKQPDLNWENPEVRKALYDMVNWWLAKGIDGFRVDAISHIKKEFSDMPDNIDRAYIPAWEKMMNVKGIQPLLAELRDETFAKHDIMTVGEANGVNVDDIGEWINEDDGKFNMVFQFEDMGLWSADSTHGVDVRKLKEIRSRWQKGVEGKGWNALFIENHDKPRMVSTWGNDRQYWRESATAFACMYFFMQGTPFIYQGQEIGMTNAPFEEIEHYNDVRTHNLYFYKRATGMMHEDVMTLVKATSRDHSRTPMQWDASPYGGFSIERSWLGVNPNHNWLNVEAQKNDPHSVLSFYKQMIWLRKHMDVLVYGRYDLVELGHESVFAYTREDEHEKVLVVTNLAQHACWWDEPEDGTLLLANYKEIDPNQLFPYEARVYKVKLNQ; translated from the coding sequence ATGAACAGAAAATGGTGGAAAGAGTCGGTTGCTTATCAGGTATACCCGCGCAGTTTTAAAGATTCAAATGGCGATGGCATTGGAGATTTAGCAGGAGTGACCAGCAAGCTCGATTATCTGAAAGAACTTGGAATCGACGTCATTTGGATTTGTCCCATGTACAAATCGCCAAATGATGACAATGGCTATGACATCAGCGATTACCAGGAAATTTTGGAAGAGTACGGGAATATGGAGGATTTTGACCGCCTGCTTGATGAAGTCCACAAGCGCGGCATGAAACTCATTATTGATTTAGTGATCAATCATACAAGCGACGAACATCCCTGGTTTATGGAATCCCGCTCATCAAAAGACAATCCGAAACGGGACTGGTATATTTGGCGGGATGAGCCGACAAACTGGGAAAGTATTTTTGGAGGTCCCGCCTGGGCTTATGACCAACAGACAAAGCAGTATTACTTGCACTTATTTTCCCAAAAGCAGCCCGATTTGAACTGGGAAAACCCGGAGGTGCGCAAAGCATTATACGATATGGTCAATTGGTGGCTTGCCAAAGGAATCGATGGATTCCGCGTGGACGCCATCAGCCACATAAAAAAAGAGTTTAGTGACATGCCGGATAACATCGATAGAGCTTATATCCCGGCTTGGGAGAAAATGATGAATGTCAAAGGCATCCAGCCGCTGCTTGCCGAACTGCGCGATGAAACGTTTGCGAAACACGACATCATGACCGTGGGGGAAGCGAATGGCGTAAATGTAGATGATATCGGAGAATGGATCAACGAAGATGACGGCAAATTCAATATGGTATTCCAGTTTGAAGACATGGGATTATGGAGCGCAGATTCAACACACGGCGTTGATGTCCGCAAGCTGAAAGAAATCCGTTCACGCTGGCAAAAAGGTGTAGAAGGCAAAGGCTGGAATGCGCTGTTCATTGAAAATCACGACAAGCCCCGCATGGTATCAACTTGGGGCAACGACCGGCAGTATTGGCGCGAAAGTGCAACGGCATTTGCCTGCATGTATTTCTTCATGCAAGGTACTCCGTTCATTTACCAAGGCCAAGAAATCGGCATGACAAATGCTCCTTTCGAAGAAATTGAACATTACAACGATGTGCGAACCCATAATTTGTATTTCTACAAACGCGCAACCGGCATGATGCATGAAGATGTCATGACGCTGGTCAAAGCAACCAGCCGTGACCATTCGCGGACGCCGATGCAATGGGACGCGAGCCCATACGGAGGATTTTCAATTGAGCGCTCATGGCTTGGAGTCAATCCGAACCACAACTGGCTGAACGTCGAAGCACAGAAAAACGATCCGCATTCGGTCCTGTCATTTTATAAACAGATGATTTGGCTGCGGAAGCATATGGATGTGCTGGTGTATGGACGCTACGATCTTGTCGAACTCGGACATGAATCGGTTTTCGCCTATACCCGTGAAGATGAACACGAAAAAGTGCTGGTGGTGACAAACTTGGCACAGCATGCATGCTGGTGGGACGAACCGGAAGACGGAACTTTATTATTAGCAAATTATAAAGAAATTGATCCCAATCAGTTATTCCCTTACGAAGCACGCGTGTATAAAGTGAAACTCAATCAGTGA
- a CDS encoding DUF2294 domain-containing protein, translating to MTKEKTLQSEISSYLSSLLREHFGKGPTSVFATIAIPFITIHFRGFLSPMEKVLMKQKEEQRILETRDLMMNDLKSEIILSLSKYLAIDVKELYADWDLEKETGLIIGVLDAGLNRETIEWPKEADEKAFQEKINEASKRAEKVPGSTDTFWLSDRTILVRRSKILVQIEKELIRNGFEEQLKLAKRPLEHRVLEEARLETVLKRQISETFLDWNFDKDLGYIVFLLEPKNS from the coding sequence ATGACAAAGGAAAAAACACTTCAATCTGAAATCAGCAGTTATCTGTCCAGCTTGCTGCGCGAGCATTTCGGAAAAGGCCCGACTTCGGTGTTTGCCACGATTGCAATCCCTTTTATCACCATCCATTTCCGCGGGTTTTTATCGCCGATGGAAAAAGTGCTGATGAAACAAAAGGAAGAACAGCGCATATTGGAGACAAGAGATTTGATGATGAATGATTTGAAATCGGAAATCATCCTTTCACTTAGTAAATATTTGGCGATAGATGTCAAAGAACTTTATGCAGACTGGGACCTTGAAAAAGAAACAGGCCTCATTATTGGCGTACTGGATGCAGGTTTGAACAGAGAAACCATCGAGTGGCCGAAAGAGGCAGATGAAAAAGCATTCCAGGAAAAAATAAATGAAGCGAGCAAAAGAGCGGAAAAAGTGCCGGGCAGCACGGATACTTTTTGGTTGAGTGACCGCACCATCCTTGTGCGGCGTTCAAAGATTTTAGTGCAGATTGAAAAAGAGCTGATCAGGAACGGTTTCGAGGAACAATTGAAATTGGCTAAACGGCCACTTGAACATAGAGTGTTGGAAGAAGCCAGACTGGAAACAGTCCTTAAACGCCAAATCAGCGAGACGTTTTTAGATTGGAACTTTGATAAGGACCTAGGATATATCGTGTTCTTATTAGAACCAAAGAATTCGTGA
- a CDS encoding CPBP family intramembrane glutamic endopeptidase has product MVLILGFILVRDNMSTFKFWEFGLIHNLPWMRFTENGMVLITLGLMSLILTGGIVFLQKDRQKLLFWISDQKLKSYLVGVAGAAIVVLPFWLIYLGMPLEERGGSFPKVILPFLLFFALSGNLMEEVLFRGYLQGYFETVTSSIRAAFLAALFFYAGHIFLATTVTGLGLPLLLFTLYEGIICSFVQRKHGILPSTLTHGLAIFLLSAALF; this is encoded by the coding sequence ATGGTTTTAATCTTAGGATTTATTTTAGTTAGAGACAATATGTCGACTTTCAAGTTTTGGGAGTTTGGCTTAATACATAATCTACCGTGGATGCGGTTTACTGAAAATGGAATGGTGCTAATAACTTTAGGATTGATGTCATTGATTTTGACCGGGGGCATTGTCTTTCTGCAAAAAGATAGGCAAAAGCTGCTTTTCTGGATTAGTGATCAAAAACTGAAATCCTATTTAGTCGGAGTGGCAGGCGCCGCAATAGTGGTGCTTCCTTTTTGGCTGATTTATCTGGGGATGCCGCTGGAAGAAAGAGGGGGTTCTTTTCCAAAGGTGATTTTGCCGTTCTTATTGTTTTTTGCGTTATCGGGTAATTTGATGGAAGAAGTGTTGTTCCGCGGGTATTTGCAGGGATATTTTGAAACAGTCACCAGTTCTATCCGTGCAGCATTTTTAGCGGCTCTCTTTTTTTACGCAGGGCATATTTTTCTGGCCACGACAGTGACAGGCCTAGGATTGCCCCTTCTTTTGTTCACTCTTTATGAAGGGATCATCTGCAGTTTCGTTCAGAGGAAGCATGGAATTCTGCCTTCGACGCTGACTCATGGTTTGGCGATTTTCTTATTATCGGCAGCTCTTTTTTAA
- a CDS encoding CDP-glycerol glycerophosphotransferase family protein, translating to MKLKEEERGKRILSPFKIALAFAAAKLLKNRSGKPIVLVGGNLGEKYEDNASVLHQYLNKQYADTMEVYWLYDPKTNYAEEQGIRNALALGSFRNYFLFFQADYSFHGHSIRYDLAPSAHKFLFLNTKTVMTHVSHGIEGFKKILIQKEDVPLLKRTDFFNCASQFEMRIKRDEWKIPQEKLIVTGFPRFDRYTANQPAPHVKKVLAMMTWREWLMESDSREFEKSDYFVHTSELLKHAGIQELLESQNMQVTVALHPFMQRFESHFNEITSERVHFIGFDQLSISQAIEENDMLLTDITSVSWDFLYLNKPIIFYLFDQEDWEKKRGIYMDLNKDLYGYKAKTVEEVYEFLKEIAVEGVNFNKWYSMAPQFIDFFDQNNCKRLTERVFGKKNQ from the coding sequence ATGAAGCTGAAGGAAGAAGAGAGAGGGAAAAGGATCTTGTCGCCGTTTAAAATCGCTTTAGCATTTGCCGCTGCAAAATTGCTGAAAAACAGAAGCGGTAAACCAATAGTGCTGGTCGGCGGCAATCTTGGAGAAAAGTACGAAGATAATGCTTCGGTCCTGCATCAATATTTAAACAAGCAATATGCCGATACCATGGAGGTATACTGGCTTTACGATCCAAAAACGAATTATGCGGAAGAACAAGGAATACGTAATGCATTGGCCCTCGGCAGCTTCCGGAATTATTTCCTGTTCTTTCAAGCGGATTACTCTTTTCATGGCCATTCGATCCGATATGATCTTGCGCCTTCCGCACATAAATTTCTATTCCTGAATACCAAAACGGTCATGACGCATGTCAGCCATGGCATTGAAGGCTTTAAAAAGATTTTAATTCAAAAAGAAGATGTGCCGCTTTTAAAGCGAACGGACTTTTTTAATTGCGCGTCCCAGTTTGAAATGCGGATCAAACGGGACGAGTGGAAAATCCCTCAAGAAAAACTGATTGTGACCGGCTTTCCACGGTTTGACCGCTACACGGCCAATCAGCCGGCACCACATGTGAAGAAAGTACTGGCGATGATGACATGGCGGGAATGGCTGATGGAATCGGACAGCAGAGAATTTGAAAAAAGCGATTACTTTGTGCATACCAGCGAATTGCTGAAACACGCTGGAATTCAGGAGCTTTTGGAAAGCCAGAATATGCAAGTTACCGTAGCGCTGCATCCATTCATGCAGCGCTTTGAAAGCCATTTTAATGAAATCACTAGCGAGCGTGTCCACTTTATCGGCTTTGACCAGCTTTCCATTTCACAGGCCATTGAAGAAAATGACATGCTGCTGACCGACATCACCAGCGTGTCCTGGGATTTTCTCTATTTAAACAAGCCGATCATCTTTTATTTATTCGATCAGGAAGATTGGGAAAAGAAGCGCGGCATCTACATGGATTTGAATAAGGATTTGTACGGCTATAAAGCCAAAACGGTTGAGGAAGTTTATGAGTTTCTGAAAGAAATCGCTGTTGAAGGCGTCAACTTTAACAAATGGTACAGCATGGCACCGCAGTTCATCGATTTTTTTGACCAGAACAACTGCAAGCGGCTGACAGAAAGAGTGTTTGGGAAAAAGAATCAGTAA
- a CDS encoding S9 family peptidase, which translates to MSQTAASPFGSWKSPITADLITRGTVGIVNAVLEGQDLYWTEERPAEAGRNTVVKKTANGTAIELTPSPFNVRTRVHEYGGAPFVVHNTDLYFSNFDDNLLYLRQGEHNFQPITSDPHRRYADGAVDASRGRLYWIREDHTNSSIYAETAIVVMDLDGSNERVILSGNDFYSNPRISPDFKQLAYLTWNHPNMPWDDTQLWLADLNEDGSVSNARMVAGGSNESIIQPVWSPGGVLCFLSDRSNWWNIMRLNGSEAEPVCPMEAEFGGPSWVFGEADFAFLDESTILASYAQNGIMHLATIDAKSGDVTPVKNRFTYFSSIHSNGGEAAFITASPTDFPRVVRLDANGQLEEVKAASDLPLNENYLSIPEAIEYPTAGGKTAHAIYYRPKNSDHAAPAGEKPPLLVSVHGGPTSAAISALNLEFQFWTSRGFAVVDVNYGGSTGYGREYRERLKGNWGVVDVEDCANAVNYLIEKGEVDGERAAIVGGSAGGYTTLASLVFTDVYKAGASYFGLSELEIFAKETHKFESKYLEGLLGAYPEAKQLYYDRSPINFTNQLSCPVIFLQGLEDKVVPPNQAELMVDALKEKGLPVAYLTFEGEGHGFRMAENIKRSIEAELYFYSKVFGFEPADDIEPVPIENLSD; encoded by the coding sequence ATGAGCCAAACCGCTGCATCGCCTTTTGGAAGTTGGAAATCACCTATCACGGCAGATTTGATTACACGGGGCACTGTCGGAATTGTAAACGCAGTTTTAGAAGGACAAGACCTTTATTGGACTGAAGAGCGGCCTGCAGAAGCAGGGCGCAACACAGTGGTGAAAAAAACGGCAAATGGAACGGCCATAGAACTGACGCCTTCCCCGTTCAATGTCCGCACACGCGTCCATGAATACGGCGGTGCCCCTTTTGTGGTTCATAATACAGACCTCTATTTTTCCAACTTTGATGACAACTTGCTTTATCTCCGGCAAGGAGAACACAATTTCCAACCGATCACCTCGGATCCGCATCGCCGTTATGCCGATGGAGCGGTTGATGCTTCTCGCGGCCGTTTATACTGGATCCGTGAAGACCATACCAACTCCTCCATTTACGCAGAAACAGCCATTGTGGTGATGGACCTTGATGGCAGCAACGAACGCGTTATTCTGTCCGGCAATGATTTCTATTCAAATCCCCGCATCAGCCCAGATTTTAAGCAGCTGGCTTATTTGACGTGGAACCACCCTAACATGCCTTGGGATGATACACAATTATGGCTGGCCGATTTGAATGAAGATGGCTCTGTTTCCAATGCCCGTATGGTGGCAGGCGGTTCGAACGAATCGATTATACAGCCGGTCTGGTCACCGGGCGGCGTGCTCTGTTTTCTTTCTGACCGCTCAAACTGGTGGAACATTATGCGATTGAACGGCAGTGAAGCGGAACCGGTCTGTCCGATGGAAGCGGAATTCGGCGGTCCGAGCTGGGTATTCGGCGAAGCAGATTTTGCTTTTCTGGATGAGTCGACCATTCTTGCATCGTATGCGCAGAACGGCATTATGCACTTGGCCACAATAGATGCCAAAAGCGGCGATGTCACGCCCGTTAAAAACCGGTTCACTTATTTCTCTTCCATCCATTCAAATGGCGGCGAAGCCGCTTTTATCACTGCTTCGCCGACAGACTTTCCGCGTGTCGTGAGGCTGGATGCGAATGGCCAGCTGGAAGAAGTCAAGGCAGCTTCCGATTTGCCATTAAATGAAAATTACCTATCCATCCCGGAAGCCATTGAATATCCAACAGCAGGCGGCAAAACCGCCCATGCCATTTACTACCGGCCTAAAAATTCGGATCACGCAGCACCGGCGGGCGAAAAGCCTCCTTTGCTGGTGTCGGTCCACGGCGGCCCCACCAGTGCCGCTATTTCGGCACTTAATCTGGAATTCCAATTTTGGACAAGCCGCGGCTTTGCAGTCGTCGATGTCAATTACGGCGGATCCACCGGTTATGGCCGTGAATACCGCGAGCGCTTGAAAGGCAACTGGGGTGTGGTCGATGTGGAAGATTGCGCAAATGCCGTCAACTACCTGATTGAAAAAGGAGAAGTTGATGGAGAGCGGGCAGCCATTGTTGGCGGCAGCGCCGGCGGCTACACAACTTTGGCATCGCTCGTCTTCACGGATGTCTATAAAGCAGGAGCCAGCTATTTCGGACTCAGCGAACTGGAGATTTTCGCGAAAGAAACCCATAAGTTCGAATCCAAATACTTGGAAGGCTTGCTCGGTGCCTATCCGGAAGCGAAGCAGTTGTATTACGACCGTTCTCCCATCAACTTTACCAACCAATTATCATGCCCCGTCATTTTTTTGCAGGGCCTCGAAGATAAAGTGGTCCCTCCAAACCAGGCAGAGCTCATGGTAGATGCCTTGAAAGAAAAAGGCCTGCCTGTCGCTTATCTGACTTTCGAAGGCGAAGGGCATGGGTTCCGGATGGCAGAAAACATCAAACGTTCCATTGAAGCCGAACTGTATTTCTACAGCAAAGTCTTCGGCTTTGAGCCGGCTGATGACATTGAGCCGGTTCCTATTGAGAACTTGTCTGATTGA
- a CDS encoding TerC family protein: protein MEAILLEYAWVLLVLIGLEGLLAADNAVVMAVMVKHLPKEQQKKALFYGLAGAFIFRFAALFLITILVNIWQIQALGAAYLLFISAKHIYDQRKGESDHILDVEKAPKKGSGFWMTVFKIEMADIAFAIDSMLAAVALAVTLPHLDVFGMEAIGGINSGQFFVMLAGGLIGVIIMRFAAHKFVKLLESYPQLETAAFLIVGWVGVKLLVMTLSHEKLGILPHDFPHSTPWTIFFWTVLIGIVVVAGLLSVKKKKEAEAGSK from the coding sequence ATGGAAGCAATTTTATTGGAGTACGCATGGGTCCTGTTGGTTTTAATCGGTTTGGAAGGGCTCTTGGCTGCGGATAACGCGGTTGTTATGGCCGTCATGGTCAAGCACTTGCCGAAAGAGCAGCAGAAAAAAGCATTATTTTACGGGTTAGCGGGGGCATTCATATTCCGTTTTGCCGCGTTGTTCTTGATCACAATTTTGGTGAACATTTGGCAGATTCAGGCACTAGGAGCTGCATACCTATTGTTTATCTCGGCTAAGCACATTTACGATCAGCGAAAAGGCGAAAGCGATCATATCCTTGACGTTGAAAAAGCACCGAAAAAAGGTTCTGGTTTCTGGATGACCGTTTTCAAAATTGAAATGGCGGATATCGCGTTTGCGATTGACTCGATGCTGGCAGCTGTCGCACTTGCTGTTACATTGCCGCATTTGGATGTATTCGGGATGGAAGCTATCGGCGGCATCAACTCCGGACAGTTCTTTGTCATGCTTGCCGGTGGATTGATCGGTGTTATCATCATGCGATTCGCTGCACACAAATTTGTGAAGCTTTTGGAAAGCTATCCACAGCTGGAAACAGCGGCATTTCTTATCGTCGGATGGGTAGGGGTTAAACTTCTCGTTATGACCTTGTCCCACGAAAAACTAGGAATTCTGCCGCATGATTTCCCACATTCAACTCCTTGGACCATCTTCTTCTGGACCGTGTTGATTGGAATCGTGGTTGTAGCTGGATTGCTTAGCGTTAAGAAGAAAAAAGAGGCGGAAGCCGGAAGTAAATAA